One genomic window of Candidatus Eisenbacteria bacterium includes the following:
- a CDS encoding enoyl-CoA hydratase/isomerase family protein: protein MSPETVLLDVARGVAVVTLNRPEKLNAFAGDMRERLIARLDEVAGRDDVRVLVLTGAGRAFCAGGDVEHMAGLAARGAPFGELEPLLEAGERAVRRLSALPFPVIAALNGVAAGAGANLALACDVRVASAAAKFGETFVKLALHPDWGGTHHLPRLVGVAKALELCWSGDLIAADEALRLGLVQRLWPAESFEREWRAWAASLAAGPQLAVRAAKASLRAAPLRSLEECLAAERIAQSACWGSPDAAEGVRAFVEKRPAVFGAAPDGDFERTPSRASRAFE from the coding sequence ATGTCCCCGGAAACCGTTCTGCTCGACGTCGCTCGCGGCGTCGCGGTCGTGACGCTGAACCGTCCTGAAAAACTCAACGCCTTCGCCGGAGACATGCGCGAGCGGCTGATCGCCCGTCTCGACGAGGTCGCCGGGCGCGACGACGTCCGGGTTCTGGTCCTGACCGGCGCGGGCAGGGCATTCTGCGCGGGGGGCGATGTCGAGCACATGGCGGGTCTCGCCGCGCGCGGGGCGCCCTTCGGCGAGCTCGAGCCGCTGCTCGAGGCGGGTGAGCGCGCGGTGCGCCGCCTCTCGGCGCTGCCGTTTCCGGTGATCGCGGCGCTCAACGGCGTGGCCGCGGGCGCCGGCGCGAACCTCGCGCTCGCCTGCGACGTGCGGGTCGCCTCCGCGGCGGCGAAGTTCGGCGAGACGTTCGTGAAGCTGGCGCTGCATCCGGACTGGGGCGGCACCCATCACCTGCCGCGGCTCGTCGGGGTGGCGAAGGCGCTCGAGCTGTGCTGGAGCGGCGACCTCATCGCGGCCGATGAGGCGCTGCGGCTCGGGCTGGTGCAGCGCCTCTGGCCGGCGGAGAGCTTCGAGCGCGAATGGCGCGCGTGGGCGGCGAGCCTCGCGGCCGGTCCGCAACTCGCCGTCCGGGCCGCGAAGGCCTCGCTGCGCGCGGCGCCGCTGCGCTCGCTCGAGGAGTGCCTGGCCGCGGAGCGGATCGCGCAGTCGGCCTGCTGGGGATCGCCCGACGCGGCCGAAGGCGTGCGCGCGTTCGTCGAGAAGCGCCCGGCCGTCTTCGGCGCGGCGCCGGACGGCGACTTCGAACGGACGCCGAGCCGCGCGTCACGCGCGTTCGAGTAG
- a CDS encoding ATP-binding protein: MDSLAELVGFVREFLAAEKMSEDAAFDVDLVLEELFTNLVRHGRGAGDVEVELSRAPGELRIRLRAAEPSPFDPTAAPRVNVHLPIEERRPGGLGIHFVRELCHIFRYEWSDGVGTTLVVMGVTD; the protein is encoded by the coding sequence ATGGATTCGCTCGCCGAGCTGGTCGGGTTCGTGCGCGAGTTCCTCGCGGCCGAGAAGATGTCGGAGGATGCCGCCTTCGACGTGGATCTCGTGCTCGAGGAGCTTTTCACGAACCTCGTCCGGCACGGTCGTGGCGCTGGCGATGTCGAAGTGGAGCTTTCCCGCGCGCCGGGGGAGCTCCGTATCCGTCTGCGTGCCGCCGAGCCCTCACCCTTCGATCCGACCGCGGCGCCGCGCGTGAACGTGCACCTGCCGATCGAGGAGCGACGGCCGGGCGGCCTGGGGATACATTTCGTCCGCGAGCTTTGCCACATCTTTCGTTACGAGTGGAGCGACGGCGTGGGAACGACGCTCGTCGTCATGGGAGTGACCGACTAG